The Styela clava chromosome 2, kaStyClav1.hap1.2, whole genome shotgun sequence genome contains a region encoding:
- the LOC120335468 gene encoding lipopolysaccharide-induced tumor necrosis factor-alpha factor homolog: protein MASDGPPVYDAKVHPAPPPPPSYEFNTQYSEPISGGAVVVTQQPMLVISNFNTASPVQCQCMYCRNYIVTNVRYEVGLITWFAAGFICLIGCGIFAWIPCLINDMKNVVHTCPNCGKVNGIYNRGL from the coding sequence ATGGCAAGTGACGGTCCTCCAGTATACGACGCAAAGGTCCATCCAGCTCCCCCACCTCCACCCAGTTATGAATTCAACACTCAGTATTCGGAACCAATTTCAGGGGGTGCAGTTGTTGTCACCCAGCAACCTATGCTTGTGATTTCCAACTTCAATACTGCGAGTCCTGTACAGTGTCAATGCATGTACTGCAGAAATTACATTGTAACAAACGTGAGATACGAAGTTGGGTTGATCACTTGGTTTGCTGCAGGATTTATCTGCTTGATTGGATGTGGAATATTTGCTTGGATTCCTTGTCTCATCAACGACATGAAAAATGTTGTTCACACTTGTCCCAACTGCGGAAAAGTGAATGGTATCTACAACAGGGGTCTATAA